A window of Pan paniscus chromosome X, NHGRI_mPanPan1-v2.0_pri, whole genome shotgun sequence genomic DNA:
AGACAACAAGGGAGCTCATTCACAATCCTTGGCACCAGGGTTCATCTGTTGATTCTCTTTCTGGGTTTAGATTACATGCACAGCGCCCACCGCCCTGTCACTGGGGGCCACCTGGGgaaaaaggagagtagttatgtGGGCAGCATGGGCACCAGCCCCAGGAAATCGAGCCGCTGCACGCCCCCGCCTGCCGACTCTGAGCTTGTCAGCTTCTGCTACCTCCATATGCGGGAACAAAGGAAGGAGCAGGAAAGCCGGACAGATGTCAACGAGAACCTAATCTTCTTTGAGGAGACCAGGCCCCGAACCAAGTCTGACCCCACATCCAAAAGCTCTGGCCAAGGTTATGAGGTAGTCCCTGATGACTTTGATGCAGCTAGCCTAGACCACGAGCCTTGTGCCAGCAGGGCCCGGTCCTACACCTTGGACAATTCCCTTGGGGCTGAAGCCCTGACTTTCTACTGTGACTCTTGCAAAGCCAAACTTCAGGAGCAGCTGGGCCCTCGCAAAGGTGGGAAGCCTGGCTCCTCTCGTGACAATATAGTAGATTTGATGTCCCTCCCACCACCTgggagtgaggaggaggaggaggaggaaaatgagaCAACTTCTCTGTTGCCAGCCATTGCTGCCCCACCCCCTGGTTTCCGAGACAACAGCTCTGATGAGGATGACCCCAAGCGCCGGGCTGTCCAGAGCCAGGAACAAGGACGCCACCTGCGTGGGCTTCTGTACGATGAGATTCCAGTGACATTGATTGACAGTGTGCAGACCCGGACAGTTCGAGATCATGCCCAGGAGCTAGATGATGCCCTGGTGTCCACTCTGCAGGCTCTAGAAGCCCTGGCTGCATCCGAGGATGGACCACACCCACCACCCCCACAGACTGCAGGTAATGACCGattccttctccctctttccaccCCCTTCTCTTGTCCAACAAGGGCCAGTAGCTAACATTGTGTCTTCCCAAATAGGTGTCAGAGTCACTGAGGTATGTCAGGGCAGTGGATGTACCAAAGGTTGTTTAGATAGGGTCAGAGGAGCAATGATGTTACAGCAGGGAGCAGCTGCTCAGCTCTAGCTAGAGTTCTGGCTCTCGTCATTGCATCTCTTTGGAAATGCCTTACAGATAGATCCCAGGGATTGGGGTCATGACAGCTATGGATGCAGGCCAGGATGGAGGATCAGAGAAAAACTGTGAGAGACGTAGAAGACAGGTGAAGAACAGAACATCCAGCATGCACATGattgaaagaaaagcaaaacgaCCAACTCACTACCTAGTGACCTGGGACCAGGGGAGCCAAGGGCCATCACTGCTCATGGCTGAGGTCTTTATCCTGCCTAAGAACATGGGCTCTGAATCAGATGCACCGAAGTCCTGGTTTCTTCAATCATTGTCAGTGTAACCTTTGGCAAGGCACTTACTCTCTCTGAACCTCATTCCGTCATCTTAAATGGGTTTTATAAAAGTAGTTCTATCACATGGGGTTGTCATAAGGATTGAATGAGATCATTCATGCAAAGCATGTAAGCactgcctagcacacagtaaggCCTCAGTAAGTGGTAGCTATTGTAACTAAGTATTAGTTCACAGGAGAACCGTACAACATGCATGCTGTTCCCTGTTATAAACACATGTATGTCCATCTTGTAGACAAACACATGTCAGACACATACCCATAGTCACACATATGTCCCTCCATATACATAcaccttaaaaaaagagaagagagctgggcgtggtggctcacacctgtaatcccagcacttttggaggccgaggtgagcagattacttgaggtcaggagtttgagatcagcctggccaacatggtgaaaacctgtctctactaaaaatacaaaaattaactgggtgggctggtgcacacctgtagtctcagctactcaggaggctgaggcaggagaatcgcttgaacctgagaggcagaggtcgcagtgagccgatattgcaccactgcactccagcctgggtgacagagtgagactctaaaaaaaaaaaaaaaaaaaagaaaaaagaaagagaagaggtaaATGACACGGCAACAGAAAAGGAATAGGGAGGAATAGGGACCACGAGGGATTGGGGTCAGAGAGAGCCTGCCTTTTCCGTGTGTGAGGACACCCTTGACATTGGACAACCCCCATGTATTTGGCCCCCAGGGCTAGCATTTCTCTTTGCTTAGAGTCTGGAGAGAGTGCTAGCTGCTCCCAGGCTTGAGTCCCGCGTGGCTGCTGGAGAGAGGACAAGCTCAGCTAAATGGCCTCAGCTGCAATGACTGTAGGCGGGCCTGGCCAGATGAGGAGGGATAGAGAGAGACCTCTCTTTGCCAGCCCCTCTTTAGGACAATTAACAAAAATTTCCTAGCTGTTGAATCTAAAAATAGTTGTGATTAGCATGCTGTTTTGCATGTGATTCACATGGTAATTTGCCATAAAACTGCCCAGATCCTCTCGCCacctcttttgtttctgttttggatTCCGGCCTTTCATCCCCTTCTTATAGCTTGCCCCTCtttgtcccctcccctccactcttcCCACCCTCAGCCCTGCATTCTCGCCAGGCCTGACTGTTTTTCTCCAGCTGAAAATACTGCTGGCTAACCTTGGCTTCTATGCACTTCCTAtatagtcagccctctgtatctgaGGGTTCTGCATCCACTGATTCAACCAAccgcagatcaaaaatatttgaaaaaaagaaatatgtctatactgaacatgtacagatttttcttgtcattattccctaaacaacacagtataacaactatttacatagcatttacattgtgtgaggtattataagtaatctagagaggCTTTAAAGTACATGGAAAGATGTacataggttacatgcaaatactatgccatttcatatcagggacttgagcatctgcaagTTTTGGAATCTTCAGGAGTCCTAGAGCCAATCGCCCATGAATACCGAGGGACAACCGTGTAGAGCTGGAAAACAACTTGATTTCAGTAAGCATAACAAGCCCTATCCCTGTTCCTCCAGGTCTGATTGTGCTGGCCACAATCACTCCTGAATCATCGCTGGACTCAGGTCATGAAACCAACTCTTCAGAGCTCACAGACATGTCAGAGATGATGTCGGCCATGAAGCAGCACCAGAACACCACCTACTTCCTGGCCCAGCACCTCAACAAGGACAGCCTCCTTGCCCGCAAGGACCTGCCCTTCCGGATCCAGAGCTGTGCAGCCCAGGCCGTTCTTACGGCCCCTTACTCTCTTGGGCGCCCGGATCCCAACCCATCTCTCCAACCCATTGCCACAGGCCAGAGTCCTGGCCCCCCTGGCGCTCGGAGGAAGCTGCCCCAGTCAGAGGGCCAGGTACAGGGAGAACAAACATACTCCTTGGCAGTGCACCCAGCACTGTCCCCACAGCTTAGTGAACAGAAGAATCTGAGTCTGCTGTCCCCAGTTCCTGAGGACAAAGGGCCTGGCCACACTAGGGCAGGCCTAGAAATGTCACTGAGGGCAGCCACATCATCCCTCAGTGAAGAGCAGGTCTCTGAGCTGAGGGACAACCTGCCCAAGGAGGTCAGGTTGAGCCCCAAGCTTATCCTCGACCCAAAGAGCAGTGTGACCCCTGCCATCATCTCAGCCGCCCTACAGCAAGTGGTTCACAGTAAGAGTCTAGTCACTGCTGGTGGGGCTTTGGGGAACCCCCCCAGCAGGGGTGAGAGAAGGCTGGAGGCCAGCATGGGGAGGCCAGAGGTTAGCATGATGAGCAGCAGTGCCAGTAAGAATCTGAAGTTCAAAATTAGCCCCAGTGCTCCAGAGACCTCACGGAATTCTCAACATCAGCTGGGCACAGAGGTCTCTTCCAGCCCCAGAGCACCCACAGGCAGCCGGGCTGACAGCCTGCACCTCTCCCAACAAGAGGACAGTCTGCCTGTTCAAAATTTCCCTCCCAAAAGCTATCTTTTGCGAACAAGCCGAGAGTCAGTGGGCCAGCAAGCTACAGGGGAGGTGGCAGGCAAAGGCGGGCCAGTGGGTGGTAAGCCCACCCTGCAGAAGCAGGGCACCATCTCCAGCCAAGGGGAGAAGGCGCAGCTGGAGAGCACACCCAAAAGAAGCAAGCTcgaagagaccagcctggttccCCGAGCTACCTACCCAATGGCTCTGCAGAGCCCCAGCTGCCAGTCAAGAAGCCACAGCCCCAGCTGCCAGCCTCATGGCCACAGCCCCAGCAGCCAGTCTCGAGGTCAGAGCCCCAGCTGCCAACCTCGAGGCCAGAGCCCACTGAGGTCTCAGGCTGCCAGCAGGCAGGTGAGCACCATGCCCTCTAGGAAGCTTGAAACAACTCTCAATGGAGCCCACTCGACCTCTGAAGGCCCTGCCAAACCCAAGTCATCCCGAGGTCCTTTCCGGCTACGCAATTTATTCTCTGCCACCTTCCCAACCCGCCAGAAGAAGGAGACAGATGAGCGGCAGGCCCAACTGCAGAAGGTAAAGCAGTATGAACTGGAGTTCCTTGAGGAACTTCTAAAGCCACCAAGCCAGGGGGAGCTGCCAGGCACCGAGTACCTGCAACCTCCAGCACCTGGCCGCTGCAGCTGCCAGCTCCGCAGCAGCCCTGTGCAGCAGGGGCCTGGCATGTCCCGTGAGCAGAGGCGCAGCTGTGACTGCAAGCGCATCTGCCGGGGGGGCCGGCCACAAGCCACCCAGACACCAGTGCCCAGCCTCCGGGGGAGGGAAAGGGACAGAGTCCTCCCTAGCCAGAGGCAGCCAGAGGCTAGCCCAGGCGTGAGCCTCAGCAGCCCCATCAATGTCCAGCGCATTCGTTCTACCAGCCTGGAGTCCCAAGAGTGCCGATCGGACCCTGAGAGTGGTGTTTCGTGCCTGACCACGTGTGCCTCGGGGGGCGAGTGTCTGGGAGCTCCCAATTACAGGAAACTGATGCGCCGCTACAGTATCAGTGAGCTGGACCAGGGTGACAGGGCCTCGCTGACCTCGGATGTCTACCCACATCCTCCCCTGGGCATGCTGcccagggaggccaaggaggtAGAGGCAAGCCTCCCCATAGCCTTGGGTCCCAAAAGCAGGTCTCTGGAGTCACCGACGCTGGGAGACCCCTCCTATGTCCAGGTTGCCCCAGAGACCAAAGGCCCCAGACAGATGGCCGTGTTCTCACTGCCCGAGGAGGTGTACCGGAAGCCTGCCGAGCTAGACGAGGACAGTGAGAGCAGCAAGTGCTGCTCCATCCGCTACTGCTTCTACTACCGCAAGTGTGACATGGCAGATGATGCCAGTGATGGCAAGGATGAGCTCTCCTACTCTATCCCCATGAAGATCCTGCCTGGCATGAAGCTGGACGAGCAGGTGGTGCCTGTGGTGAGCAGGACCCTGCAGGTGCTGGATGCTGCtacctgcagcagcagcagccctgaGGCCTCCCGCACTCAGGAGATTGACCTCCGTGTCTCCACCTTCGAGGGGAGCCTGGCCAAGATCAATGCCCTGCgggcccatgcctatggcctccCTGATGGCTTCCTGGCTGCCCGGCTGGACACCAATGAGCTGCTGACAGTCCTGCGGCAGTGTGTGGCCAGCCCCGAGGCCCGTGCCCCCAAGCCCTATGTGTCTCAGATCTCCGAGTATAAGCTTGAGCTAGCTCTCAAGTTCAAGGAGCTCCGGGCCTCCTGCCGCCGTGTGGCCAATGTGGACAAGAGCCCAACTCACATGCTGGCAGCCATCACGGGCAGCTTCCAGGTGCTGAGCAGCCTCATTGAGACCTTCGTGCGGCTGGTGTTCATTGTGCGCTCCGAGGCCCAGCGCCAAGAGCTGCTGGCCAAGGTAGAAGAGGTGGTGAGGAACTACACCTTCCTGCTGCGTGCAGCTGAGGAGTCCACAGCCCGTAACCTtaaccagcagcagcagcaacaacaacagcagcagcagcaacaacaacagcagcagcagcaacaacaacagcagcagcagcaacaacaacagcagcagcaacaacagcagcagcagcagcagcaggtggcagcagctgcaggGGCAGCCACAGAGCATCCACCAGGCTCCCCAACTTCGGCGACTGTTATGAGCACATTCACCCACTCCTTAAAAACCCTTATTAAGTAGGGCATCTGCCCACACCTGTCCCCCTTCCCCAACCATGGCCCCAGGTTTGAGCTTTGTGGTCCTTGCATCTtgtggtgagtgtgtgtgtgtctgctggGCCAGTCAGGGTCCAAGAGCCCATCAGTCTCCGGGGAGTGGAAACTCTCTTGATTGAGGCTCTCTCTTAAGGGCTGCAGGCTTAGCTGCCGCCCTGGGTGTCCTCACCCCTTCCCTGGCCTCTGGGCCTCACTGTGAGGGCAAAGGCCCCTCTTCACTCTGCTCACTGCAGAGCTGTATTTTATCTCTTCTCTGGGGCTGAGAGGTGACATCAGGCTCACTTCCTGCTCAATCCGTGTTGGGCGCTGGGGGAGCCAGGGCCTGAAGCAAGCGGACCCTCAGGCTTTGAGCTCCTCATGGCATCGGCTCCCCTGCTGGGAGCAGTGGCAGTAGCAGCAGGCCACATTGCCGTGCCAAGGGGAGAGGGCGCTCAGTCCAGATGTGCCCATCCACCTTGGGCTCACACTCACCTGGCAGATGCCACCCTGAGGGCCTGTGCATGGGTGAGATGTCTGCAGAAAACAGCCACACTAGGCTGTTTGCAGCGGCCCAACTGGCCGGCAGCCTGGTGAGCCCTCACCTCCAGGTCCAGTAGCTCCACACCAGCCATCCCCAAAGTGCCCTGCCCCTCACTGATGGGCAGGGCAGCTCAGTCCACTAGGGAGCAAGCATCTGGGATCACCCCACTCATTTTGGGTAAGGTACCTGATGAAAACGTCTGCCTGGGGAGACCCAGTGCAGGCCTAGGAGCTCGCCTAGCccggcccagcccagctcaggggCTGTTGCTGCAGGCATGAGGCTTCTCTCTCAACATCTCTCTACCAGACAGACTGTCCTTGGGAGTTTGACTTAGCTGTGGAtcggggaggggggtggggggaggggggaaaggggtaggggtggggggtgTTGATGACTATATCTTAAACTTCTGGAAGCTAGTGTGATATGTTAATCCTGAGTATATGCTTTTGGCTGTGTATTGACCCTGTGGATTTGTCTCTCTAAGAAAAGAAGCTGAGCGCCTTACCCGGTGCAGTCCTGcacctttctccctctctggagCCATCTGGAAGGGAATTCACACTGTTTAACATCCACCTTGACACACACCTCCTATTGCCACcaccgctgccgccgccgccaccactgccaccaccaccgccaccaccgcTGCCAACCCTCCCCCCACGCCCCCACCCCCGCAACCTTCCTGGGAGTGAAGACACGGAGTCCCTACCAACTGTCCCACTGTAGGGAACAAAGAAAGCCAATGTTTCTTCTGTATAGATTGCTTCTCGTCCGCCTCTCCatatctccccatttcccacACCCTTGTGCCCTGTGTCTGCCTCTGTTTCATCACTGTGTCAGAGGCCCATGTGAAATCTTTCATTCTGATGTGAGTTTTATAAAGATGTACACTGTGCTTAATCCCTGCCCATCCTTGGTAGCCCCTAGTGCAATAAAGTCTCCCTGAGTGGTGAGTTCTCCCGGCAAGGAGGAGGGGAGTTTCTTCTGCAGAATCCAGCCCCTCACTTCCTTGCTTCTCCTCCCCCAGGACCAAGTTGTTGAATGGGCCAGAGATGCAGCCAGTGGGGAATCCTTTTCCCCTCAGCCACTGCAAGCTGGAGTGCTGACATGGTCTTCTTTTTCTCCCAACTTCGCCACTCAGCCCCTGCCTGTGTCATTCCACCGCCATCCTTCACCTCTCCCTCAGCCTCATGGAGAGGAAACATTTTCTAATgtctgtatatagtatatatactacataaaatatataaattatatatatactaattTAAGTCTTGTTTTTCAAACAAGAATGATTAAATCTATTCATCTTACTATCCCAATAAGTCTTTGCGGTGCCTCTTTGTGGGTGTCCTTGTGTCCTTGAATTGTTGGTTGGTGGTGGCCCTTTGTGTGCTCGTCCTGGGCCCCTGCTCTTATGTACTGGGCACTGGTGGGTGATGACAGCTAAGGACCctgttcctcccacctccccaACACACAGGGGATCCCCTTTGCTCCTCTTTGAAGCCTCCTGTTTCTCATGGGAGTTGGAAATTGTCTACCTCTTTCTC
This region includes:
- the FRMPD3 gene encoding FERM and PDZ domain-containing protein 3 isoform X2, translated to MMKKEALLLIPNVLKVFLENGQIKSFTFDGRTTVKDVMLTLQDRLSLRYIEHFALVLEYAGPEQNHKFLLLQDKQPLAYVVQRTHYHGMKCLFRISFFPKDPVELLRRDPAAFEYLYIQSRNDVIRERFGMDPKPEMLLGLAALHIYITVSATRPSQKISLKNVEKEWGLEPFLPPSLLQGIKEKNLRKSLSQQLKAHQTHPSCGTKGSAIQAKLQYLRILNELPTFTGVLFNTVGLDEKQSATTLLVGPRHGISHVIDLKTNLTTVLSEFSKISKIQLFRENQGVARVETSIMDAKPLVLLMEWPEATNFACLIAGYCRLLLDSRKMVFSRPASQPLPPPMIKADYMHSAHRPVTGGHLGKKESSYVGSMGTSPRKSSRCTPPPADSELVSFCYLHMREQRKEQESRTDVNENLIFFEETRPRTKSDPTSKSSGQGYEVVPDDFDAASLDHEPCASRARSYTLDNSLGAEALTFYCDSCKAKLQEQLGPRKGGKPGSSRDNIVDLMSLPPPGSEEEEEEENETTSLLPAIAAPPPGFRDNSSDEDDPKRRAVQSQEQGRHLRGLLYDEIPVTLIDSVQTRTVRDHAQELDDALVSTLQALEALAASEDGPHPPPPQTAGLIVLATITPESSLDSGHETNSSELTDMSEMMSAMKQHQNTTYFLAQHLNKDSLLARKDLPFRIQSCAAQAVLTAPYSLGRPDPNPSLQPIATGQSPGPPGARRKLPQSEGQVQGEQTYSLAVHPALSPQLSEQKNLSLLSPVPEDKGPGHTRAGLEMSLRAATSSLSEEQVSELRDNLPKEVRLSPKLILDPKSSVTPAIISAALQQVVHSKSLVTAGGALGNPPSRGERRLEASMGRPEVSMMSSSASKNLKFKISPSAPETSRNSQHQLGTEVSSSPRAPTGSRADSLHLSQQEDSLPVQNFPPKSYLLRTSRESVGQQATGEVAGKGGPVGGKPTLQKQGTISSQGEKAQLESTPKRSKLEETSLVPRATYPMALQSPSCQSRSHSPSCQPHGHSPSSQSRGQSPSCQPRGQSPLRSQAASRQVSTMPSRKLETTLNGAHSTSEGPAKPKSSRGPFRLRNLFSATFPTRQKKETDERQAQLQKVKQYELEFLEELLKPPSQGELPGTEYLQPPAPGRCSCQLRSSPVQQGPGMSREQRRSCDCKRICRGGRPQATQTPVPSLRGRERDRVLPSQRQPEASPGVSLSSPINVQRIRSTSLESQECRSDPESGVSCLTTCASGGECLGAPNYRKLMRRYSISELDQGDRASLTSDVYPHPPLGMLPREAKEVEASLPIALGPKSRSLESPTLGDPSYVQVAPETKGPRQMAVFSLPEEVYRKPAELDEDSESSKCCSIRYCFYYRKCDMADDASDGKDELSYSIPMKILPGMKLDEQVVPVVSRTLQVLDAATCSSSSPEASRTQEIDLRVSTFEGSLAKINALRAHAYGLPDGFLAARLDTNELLTVLRQCVASPEARAPKPYVSQISEYKLELALKFKELRASCRRVANVDKSPTHMLAAITGSFQVLSSLIETFVRLVFIVRSEAQRQELLAKVEEVVRNYTFLLRAAEESTARNLNQQQQQQQQQQQQQQQQQQQQQQQQQQQQQQQQQQQQQQQQVAAAAGAATEHPPGSPTSATVMSTFTHSLKTLIK
- the FRMPD3 gene encoding FERM and PDZ domain-containing protein 3 isoform X1, which translates into the protein MQEESANDMECEQLPAEILRQVTVHRDPIYGFGFVAGSERPVVVRSVRPGGPSENKLLAGDQIVAINEEDVSEAPRERLIELIRSAKEFIVLTVLHTHQSPKSAFISAAKKAKLRSNPVKVRFSEQVAVGETDAKMMKKEALLLIPNVLKVFLENGQIKSFTFDGRTTVKDVMLTLQDRLSLRYIEHFALVLEYAGPEQNHKFLLLQDKQPLAYVVQRTHYHGMKCLFRISFFPKDPVELLRRDPAAFEYLYIQSRNDVIRERFGMDPKPEMLLGLAALHIYITVSATRPSQKISLKNVEKEWGLEPFLPPSLLQGIKEKNLRKSLSQQLKAHQTHPSCGTKGSAIQAKLQYLRILNELPTFTGVLFNTVGLDEKQSATTLLVGPRHGISHVIDLKTNLTTVLSEFSKISKIQLFRENQGVARVETSIMDAKPLVLLMEWPEATNFACLIAGYCRLLLDSRKMVFSRPASQPLPPPMIKADYMHSAHRPVTGGHLGKKESSYVGSMGTSPRKSSRCTPPPADSELVSFCYLHMREQRKEQESRTDVNENLIFFEETRPRTKSDPTSKSSGQGYEVVPDDFDAASLDHEPCASRARSYTLDNSLGAEALTFYCDSCKAKLQEQLGPRKGGKPGSSRDNIVDLMSLPPPGSEEEEEEENETTSLLPAIAAPPPGFRDNSSDEDDPKRRAVQSQEQGRHLRGLLYDEIPVTLIDSVQTRTVRDHAQELDDALVSTLQALEALAASEDGPHPPPPQTAGLIVLATITPESSLDSGHETNSSELTDMSEMMSAMKQHQNTTYFLAQHLNKDSLLARKDLPFRIQSCAAQAVLTAPYSLGRPDPNPSLQPIATGQSPGPPGARRKLPQSEGQVQGEQTYSLAVHPALSPQLSEQKNLSLLSPVPEDKGPGHTRAGLEMSLRAATSSLSEEQVSELRDNLPKEVRLSPKLILDPKSSVTPAIISAALQQVVHSKSLVTAGGALGNPPSRGERRLEASMGRPEVSMMSSSASKNLKFKISPSAPETSRNSQHQLGTEVSSSPRAPTGSRADSLHLSQQEDSLPVQNFPPKSYLLRTSRESVGQQATGEVAGKGGPVGGKPTLQKQGTISSQGEKAQLESTPKRSKLEETSLVPRATYPMALQSPSCQSRSHSPSCQPHGHSPSSQSRGQSPSCQPRGQSPLRSQAASRQVSTMPSRKLETTLNGAHSTSEGPAKPKSSRGPFRLRNLFSATFPTRQKKETDERQAQLQKVKQYELEFLEELLKPPSQGELPGTEYLQPPAPGRCSCQLRSSPVQQGPGMSREQRRSCDCKRICRGGRPQATQTPVPSLRGRERDRVLPSQRQPEASPGVSLSSPINVQRIRSTSLESQECRSDPESGVSCLTTCASGGECLGAPNYRKLMRRYSISELDQGDRASLTSDVYPHPPLGMLPREAKEVEASLPIALGPKSRSLESPTLGDPSYVQVAPETKGPRQMAVFSLPEEVYRKPAELDEDSESSKCCSIRYCFYYRKCDMADDASDGKDELSYSIPMKILPGMKLDEQVVPVVSRTLQVLDAATCSSSSPEASRTQEIDLRVSTFEGSLAKINALRAHAYGLPDGFLAARLDTNELLTVLRQCVASPEARAPKPYVSQISEYKLELALKFKELRASCRRVANVDKSPTHMLAAITGSFQVLSSLIETFVRLVFIVRSEAQRQELLAKVEEVVRNYTFLLRAAEESTARNLNQQQQQQQQQQQQQQQQQQQQQQQQQQQQQQQQQQQQQQQQVAAAAGAATEHPPGSPTSATVMSTFTHSLKTLIK